atcaaataaaatgtttaaatagcCGTAATGTGcagaaaaacttaaaataacaattaaaatttaaaatcaatatgaaaaacaCATTTCAACTTTATTCGCAGTTCTTATCACTCTACATCTTCAtcaccttttaaaaaaaaaatatacacattaggtaaaagttatattttgaaatacaaatttcGGAAACGAAAatgtttcaattatttaaagtcttcaaaacaagtgatcatgaaataaaaattttaaaaagtgaaaagtaaacaaaaacaatatcttGATGTGAATATTAAACTTTGTGAATCTTGTAATTTATGAGTTGTagaaaagacaaaagaaaaagagagagacgatactttattaatctttgataaatcttatttttacttaaaaaaaaaaaattaattgtttcattaacaaaattttggtttatatacgAACCGCAGTTTGGCCGGTTCTTTGAGTCGCCGGTTCCCGGGTTTCTGACGGTTCGATAGGGGTTTTTAACTGGTTGGATTTTAGTTGGATTTTAGCATTAATCCAACTTGGATTATTTTCGGTTGATGGTTTAACCCGGTCCGACCGCGGGTAAAAACATagcttttttttattctaaaaaggggtaaaaactaaaaaacaatgCACGGAATAATCGGTGGGCCGAAGCCTGAAGAAGAGCAAGCGATCAAATGCTGAGATCGACCAAATGGGCACACAAAAATCTGGAAAAGGAcacttctgtttttatttttttaatgaattaataataaatcgaaaTTAAGCTGAAAATACTATAAAACCTAAAACTTTAACTTATTTACATATCCAACCAACCTACCCCACCCACTAACCCGACCCGCGTGCCCTTCCCGGATCCTTCCCCCTAAATCAAACTAAATCCCTAATTCCTCTTCCCCGACATAACCAACAGAAAAAAATTCACGATCTCTCCCCCTTCCCTCTATCTCATCTCACTAATCAAACTCTACCACAATCATCACGATCTCCCTCTATCTCATTTGTTTCTCTATTTCGTGTTACTCTTTGAAACACTATGGCTCCAAAGACTCGTTTCACCGAACAAACGAACAAAGAAGGTGcgccggagaagaagaagaagaatgagtcagtggtggagaagaagaaagctgcggtggagaagaagaaagctgaggcggaaaagaagaagaaagactctgtgataaagaaaaaacaagcaGCGGTGAAAAGGAGGAGAGAagccgttaaaaaaaaaagagatgcagagaaaaagaagattgaaaccgcagagaagaagaggaagcgaGACAGTGGTGTAGACGATGAGTCCTCGTCCAATCCAACCAAGCGGCCTCAGACCGCATCTTCACCAGAACATCAAGCCGATCCTGATCATTATCCGCCACTATCAACGGAGTTACCTTCGCAGGATGATAGAGAGGGTACGCCAAGCCCATCAGTTCCGATTGAGCCACAAAAATCACCTACTCAAACACCCAATGAGGCGGAGAATCCACTGCAAGCTCCAATAACTTCTACCAACAGAGAATCAGGCTCACCCGAGGCTGCCATTAACAATGACGGGCAAACGGTaaacaaatcaattaaaatggttttggaatttttatgataaaattggACTAACAAATAGGAACCGTGAGCAGATTGGATCTAACAACATAGATTCAAATTCACATGAGGCTGCTATTGGATCTGCTGCCATTGACAACGACGCTCCAAGAACGGTAAACAAGTCAACTTAAATGGTTCTAGAAATATTTATCATAGggtcgaaaaaaaaaataagtagtgATTATATAAGAAGtgtaactagtacaactaaaagAATGAAACTAGTTCAACTGGTAATAAAATGTTGTAAAACAGAATCAATggaactagtataactagtacaaccaCACTTCTTATAACTAATATAACTGGTATAACTATGAAAAGTATAATTAGTCTAACTAATACAACCGAGTATTAAATTACTAGTACAACTAAAAGAGTGAAAATGGTGCAACTGGTAATAATATGTTGTAAACAAATTCAGGATAactagtaaatttttttttataagtaatataactggtacaactacGCTTCTTATACGTAGTCTGACTAGTATAACTAGAGAAGTATTTTGTATAACTGTTTAATGagatggtgttgttgttgtataACTAGGCTTGCTGGTAGAActagtaatattatttttaatttaattagtgTAACTGGTACAACTAAGTGTTTATGTGTTGTATAACTCAGTTATTTATTCtttgtattttgtttgtatttttcaggtTGAGAGTGATGATATGACCGTAGAAGCTGACAGACCTGCTGGTTTTTTCTTCAATCCGAGCAACTATGGAAAGGGTTGCAAGCTCTCCTCAAGGTGCCATCAACACGATTTTCTGAACAAGACGATTGGTAAGTTGGATGCCTCAGAGAAGAGTTGGTTTCAGGAACATCCTCAGTTCAAGCATATATTCCACATGGATTGTACCTCAACAAGAAAAGTGATGGGATTGTGGATGTTGCTACTTCGTACTATGCATACAGAGAAGGGTCGACAAGCTTGGTTTGGGGTAAACGGTGTTCCAATTAGATACTCTATCAGGGAACATAGCCTCCTCTCTGGTTTATACTGCCACTCATATCCAGAAAACTATCAGAGCATAGGGAGACTGAAGTTTGCGAGAAAGTATTTTAAagtgaagaagacaaaggatgGGAAGGAAAAGGGTCTGCAAGTGACAGAAGCGGATGTTAAGGAGAAACTTCAGAAGATGAAATTTGATGGTAGTGGCGATCGTCTGAGGATGGCGGTTCTTTACTTTCTGGCTACAGTTTTAAGAGGAAGGTCCAAAGCAGGATACTTCATTGAGTATTTCCTTCTCCAAGCAGTAGAAGATTTGGAGTTTTGCACCGAATTTCCATGGGGCCGTTACACCTTTGATGATTGCATGAAGGAGATTTTTCATGTAAGGGATCATTTTCGTGATGGGATCCCAGAGCATGCACAGTGGGTATTTCCTGGGTTTATCAACCCTTTGGAGGTATATGAATAACATTTTTCATAAGCATATTTGTTATAATATAACTAAAGTGATTGTGTGAAATGATGTGCAGATATTAGCATTTGAATGTATCCCTGTCCTTAGGGAAAGATTCAGAGAGCCTGTTCCAAACTGTTTTGATGGTTGTCCAAGAATGTGCAAATGGAAGTTCAAGAGGACCGGAACAACAGGATTTCCACTTGACATGATTTATCGGACGCTAGGAAACACAAAGGTAAaagcttataatttttttaagtgttGTTTATGTCATTTTCTTCAAGTTCATAGTTAATTAAATGTGTAATTTGTTGTTGGTCATTTCAGGAGATTATCAGTGTTTTGGAACCAAAAGGAAATGAAGTAGACCTTTTGTATGAAATAATGGATGAAGGGACTTTTGAAGACTTGGAGCTGATAGATGATTCGGATACGCTAGACATAGCTGTTGACAGTTGGAACAAGATCCTAATGGAACCAGGGAAAAAAATCTTCTGGCCGGATCTATATGAGATGGATGTGAGAACCCGAGAGCAACAAGAGGAGGCAGGAGGCGAGGCAGGGGGCGAGGCAGGAGGCGAGGCAGGAGGAGAGGCAGGAGGCGAGGCAGGAGGCGAGGCAGGGGGTGAGGCAGGAGTTCAAACAGGGGGCGAAGCAGGTCGTGAGAGTTTAAGAGAATTAGAGTTGAAGTTGAACAAAAGAATGGATGATGGATTTGCATTGAGAGACGAAACAATTCGTCTTCTGGAAGCAAGAGTaaaggagttggaagaagaaaaaatccaGAGAGAAAGTTGGTCGTTCCAGGAGGGCGAGATGTATGGTGATAAGGAGGCTGAGATACTTGGTGATAAGGAGGGCGAGATGCATGGTGATAAGGAGGGTGAGATACATGGTGATAAGGATGGTGATGAGACTAACAAGGATGGTGATAAGGCTGATAAGGATGGTGATGATGAGCCTGATAAGGAGGGTGAGGATGGTGATAAGGCTGATAAGGATGGTGATGATGAGCCTGATAAGGAGGGCGAGGATGGTGATGAGGCTGACAAGGGTGATGAGGCTGAGAAGGATGGTGAGAAGCAGATTGAGGCAGAGGCTGACAAGGGTGATGAGGCTGAGAAGGATAGTGAGAAACAGATTGAGGCAGAGGCTGAGAAGGATGGTGAGAAACATATCGAGGTAGAGGCTGAGAAgttgatgcaaggtaagtcatGATAACatataacttcaaattttatttttaatgatgaTGATCTAAGTCAGGATGTATTTTTGTTCAATGTAGATACTGAAGATGGAGATGAGCAATCTACACTTCAAATTATGGCAGACACTGCAGAGAGATTTGAGAAGGCTGCTGCGGAAAAAGCTGTTGTGGACAAGACAGATGAGGTTGTAGATgatgatgctttggagaaggaAGGTGAGGTTAGAGTTGATGACGCTTTAGAGAACACAGCTTCGGTTGGAGATTCACAGGATCCTGCTGAGATGCCAAAGAGGGTGCCCAAGCGTTCTCATTTGTTGAGGTCTCCTTTTACGCCAAACTGATTTGGCTGAactatgttgttgtttttggaacttgtatgtgtttgttttaaaacctaaaacGGATGaacttgtatgtgtgtgtgttttaaaacctaaaacttgtatgtgtgtgtgttttaaaacCTAAATCCAAACTTGGTGGTTGAACAGGTTGCAATTACAGGTGGGAAGTAAAACAACATTACAGCATCAACTATgccaaaaaatatgaaagtagTATAACTAGAAAAACTAGTACACCTAGTGTTAAATTAAAAAGTGTAGGACTTATCTGGGAATCCACTTATTTGAAACTCATTATGCACACAaagttgttttagttttttagttGTACTGGTTTCTACAAAGTTGTACTAATTTATTAGTTATACTGGCTTGCACAAAGTTGTACTAGTTTATTAGTTATACTAGTTTGTACAGAGTTGTACTTTGGCAGTGAAACCTGAATATATTAGTTGTACCAAAGAGAAATACCATTATCTAAGTTGTACCACTCATTTATGTTAACATGTGTTTGCCCGGATACAATGAAATCATCACTATTGTGAAAATACTTGTCAtgtatgtttttcaaaaaatatgtggACAAATAtgttaacaaaccttaaaagtataaggtagatcaAGCAAACTTTTGTGATGGAGGTAGaaatccagaaaaaaaaaaaaaacaatacaaaacacaaagaaaccTATCCAAACACTTAAAATTAGAccatttgaatgttttattaatatgaaaaaacctaaaataatatttaaatttcagatcctccatagttgtactagttattcCAGTAGAACCTATTTTAGTAAACTAGACATAGTTGAACTAGTTATTCCAGTATaacttatttttagttttactaGTTGTACCAGTATAACAACACAAAAACATGAATGTTAGGTTTAATGAAGTTTTACCAATTGTACCTGTTGTACCTGACAGAAACAACACATTACATAAATAAGTTCTACAACACATAAATAAGTTTCATAACACATAAGTAAGACTCACAAGACTAAGCAAGTTCCATAACACATAAGTAAGACTCACAAGACATAAGCAAGTTCCATAACACATAAGTAAGACTCATTCATCAATTCCATCGCTTCCACTTTCATCGCTGTCAATTCCATCATTCTCACACACCAATGGTGgatacttcttctttttcttcctccGATATTCCCCAGCTGATGGAAATCTAGTTTCTTGTAGTcttcctttctttctttccacATGCGGAGGGTAGACAACCTGAGATAGGATTTCATCTGGAATTTCATAACTTTCCCATAATGAATGATGAGGCACTGGATATATTGTCTTGTAATATGCCAAAGTCCACTGCTCCATATAATaatacttagaacaatagtCTTCAGACATTTCTCCACGCGCGATGATCGCAGCCTGTGCATGCACACAAGGATACCGATCAATATCAAAACACTTGCACTGGCATGTTCCGTTGCCTAAATCAACATAATAACCTTGACCATCTTTGCCAATCACAGTGTACTGACGTTCAAATCTGTTTAGCTCCATCACCGTGAGCTTTTTTGCCTTCGGATAACTGTGATGCAATATCCCATGCACGTAGGGAATTAGTATCTGTCTCTCTGGAACGCGTAAAGATAAATCACGATATTTGTTAAACCATTCTACCATCTTCCCAATGATCACATCAAGCATTGGCAACAATGCATATTTCCTTGGTTCCTTTAAAACACCATTGATTGATTCAACAGTGTTGGTTGTATCTATGTTGTACCTTTCTCCCGGAAATTGACATCTTGCCCATTTGGTCTCATGAACACTCTCATCTAGATACTCAGCGGCTTGAGGCAACGTTCTCCTGAAATCATTGTAGCTTTTTCTGAACTCGACCTCTGTGTACATACCAGCAATTTTTCTAAACTTTCTGGCAACCCCTTTCTTGTTAACTTTGCTGCATGCTCCGGCAACATTATTAGACAAGTGAAAAATGCAATATCCATGGATCGCCATTGGGTACACCTCGTGCACCTTCTTGATGATGCATTGGTTTCTATCAGTACAAAAAACAAGCTGAGGATCATCTGGTATCAAAGTTTTCAGTATAGTCAAAAACCACTCCCAGCTCGCATTTTTCTCACCATCTACTACCGCAAAAGCGAggggataatgatgatgatctggATCCTGAGCAGTGGCAATGAGAAGCACTCCTCCATACACACCCTtcaggtgagttccatccattATTATCACTTTCCTCATTGCTTGAAACCCTTCGATGCAAGCTTTAAGCGCAAAGAACATATACTTAAACTGCTTCTTCTCATCCACTACTAATCTTGTGATGGTACCAGGATTCATTCTTTCTAACATGTACAAGTAAGATGGAAGTCTAGCAAAACTCTCCTGAGGGTTACCACGCAAATCACTGACAGCTTTGTGTTTCCCTCTCAAAGCTGTAGAATATGAAACCGTGACACCTAGTTTGTTCTTCACCAACTTTATGAGAGACTTTGGATCTGGAGTCTTGTATTGGCCTGGATAATCTTCATGCACCACTCCTGCGACCAAGCTTGGTGTTCCTCTTTTCCCCCTCTTGGTTACACTTCCCTCTCCCCGAGTACACGTATGCATCTTTCTATACGTTCTGACACTGAAAAAGGCTGAGTTTTTCAGCCTTGCAGCTCGTAAATACCATCTGCATCCAACCCCACGACATTTCAATACATAAACAGTACGATTCGTCTTGATTATATCAACCTCAAAACAATTCGAATGCACTCCTGCGTCCACTAAATTCCTCAGCTCTTCCTTAGTCGCAAATTCTTGATACAAACTCATATCAATACCATCATCCCACTCAGCATTGACAATTGTGTCTACAGATGGTGTAACAGCCGGCAACTCCTCCCTATCATTCATTTCATCACCCTCTTCATTGCAATCCTCATGCTCATACCTATCTGATTGTCTTGGAGGAACAATTGCTAACTCCTCATGATTATACCCATCTGATTGGTTTTGAGGAACAATTGCCAACTCCTCAACTCCAGCCATACCATCATTAGCTCTGGCATCAATCTGAATTTCCTCGTTCATAGAAAACTGCTCGTTACTCTGATTTTCTGAGATATTTTCGGAAAACTCCACATGCAAAACACTACGCCGGTTTTTCCTATCCACCTCCATTAAATATCCtaaaacatcttcatcatccaaaatataACAAGGCCTCTTATTATCCACGACCAGGGGATAGTAGCTCAGTTGAAGCTTCGTCGCAGCTACAtcgatattcattttcttgccTATTCTATCAACCAAGCGAGAATAGGTTATCTCCTCATATTTTCCTCTCATTActaatgtataaatatttttgtctcCACCATGATCAAAATGTATCACCACAGCTCCAGTACCATCCATAGTTCCTGAAAAGAGTTAAAACCAACATTACAGCTTACAAGTTATATCAGTTATACGAGTTCTAAAGTCGCTAAAATACGGGTTATACTAGTATTACCAGTTATACTGGTTTACATGTAACAGTCGTTTATaagttatactagttatactagtattTGACTTGTCAAAGGACTACTAAGAGTTATACAAGTTTTACCCATAGTCTTATTCAGTGTTACTTAGAGTTGTACCAGGTTTACTAGTTGTACTAGTGTTATTCTTAACGAGTTTTACCAGGTTTACCAGGTGTACTCAACGTCTGTTGTACCAGTGTAACCAAtgtaaaaaatgatttaatctaCAATATCATGATTCATACTATAAGAACGTTATCTTAAACCATGGAACCTGACTCATAATGGTAACATACATATTATGGGACTAAAACTaaacagaaaacaaataaaaaagaagagaagagtgagagagaaggagagggagagagtaTACACTTACCAAGCGATTTCAAGACCAAGGACGAGGCACATTTGCTGTTTCAAGGACGAGAAAAGCTGTAGAAGAACCCTAAGAAACAGAATTAAAGGTTTGTGGATAAAAACTTGAAGAAGAGAACTTTGGTTGGTGATTGAAATGAATTTTCGTGGGTGGTTGagtaatgaagaagatgaagatgtgaGGGAGTTAATATGGATTTTGGGTGGGACCCAggcgagagaaagagaaaggaagaagaaaattgGACGACCGAGATTAGAGTTTCCATTATTTGATCCAATGGTTCACATGCCACTTTCATTAATGGCAAATTGGTAATTTACCAGCCCTTGGTCCATGATAGATCACAATTGGtctatgtagacttctttttgtctttttggtcTGTTATAGATCATTGTCCGAAAGGATTTGAGAGTTGGGATTCGCCGGCGGCAACAGGCAGAAAATGCTGAATCATTTGCTCTATCGCTCTCACACCCcttctctcctcttctccagaaccttctcctcctcctctacGCTTTTCGTCAAAGGTGCCATTATGTCTCTCTCGTTTCATCTGATACTTGATCCATCGTCCCACCAATCTAATTTCTCATTTcttgatttgattttgttttgtaaagtGCATGTATGCTTTG
The window above is part of the Brassica napus cultivar Da-Ae chromosome C3, Da-Ae, whole genome shotgun sequence genome. Proteins encoded here:
- the LOC106413513 gene encoding uncharacterized protein At3g43530-like; its protein translation is MAPKTRFTEQTNKEGAPEKKKKNESVVEKKKAAVEKKKAEAEKKKKDSVIKKKQAAVKRRREAVKKKRDAEKKKIETAEKKRKRDSGVDDESSSNPTKRPQTASSPEHQADPDHYPPLSTELPSQDDREGTPSPSVPIEPQKSPTQTPNEAENPLQAPITSTNRESGSPEAAINNDGQTIGSNNIDSNSHEAAIGSAAIDNDAPRTVESDDMTVEADRPAGFFFNPSNYGKGCKLSSRCHQHDFLNKTIGKLDASEKSWFQEHPQFKHIFHMDCTSTRKVMGLWMLLLRTMHTEKGRQAWFGVNGVPIRYSIREHSLLSGLYCHSYPENYQSIGRLKFARKYFKVKKTKDGKEKGLQVTEADVKEKLQKMKFDGSGDRLRMAVLYFLATVLRGRSKAGYFIEYFLLQAVEDLEFCTEFPWGRYTFDDCMKEIFHVRDHFRDGIPEHAQWVFPGFINPLEILAFECIPVLRERFREPVPNCFDGCPRMCKWKFKRTGTTGFPLDMIYRTLGNTKEIISVLEPKGNEVDLLYEIMDEGTFEDLELIDDSDTLDIAVDSWNKILMEPGKKIFWPDLYEMDVRTREQQEEAGGEAGGEAGGEAGGEAGGEAGGEAGGEAGVQTGGEAGRESLRELELKLNKRMDDGFALRDETIRLLEARVKELEEEKIQRESWSFQEGEMYGDKEAEILGDKEGEMHGDKEGEIHGDKDGDETNKDGDKADKDGDDEPDKEGEDGDKADKDGDDEPDKEGEDGDEADKGDEAEKDGEKQIEAEADKGDEAEKDSEKQIEAEAEKDGEKHIEVEAEKLMQDTEDGDEQSTLQIMADTAERFEKAAAEKAVVDKTDEVVDDDALEKEGEVRVDDALENTASVGDSQDPAEMPKRVPKRSHLLRSPFTPN
- the LOC106405995 gene encoding uncharacterized protein LOC106405995, translating into MDGTGAVVIHFDHGGDKNIYTLVMRGKYEEITYSRLVDRIGKKMNIDVAATKLQLSYYPLVVDNKRPCYILDDEDVLGYLMEVDRKNRRSVLHVEFSENISENQSNEQFSMNEEIQIDARANDGMAGVEELAIVPQNQSDGYNHEELAIVPPRQSDRYEHEDCNEEGDEMNDREELPAVTPSVDTIVNAEWDDGIDMSLYQEFATKEELRNLVDAGVHSNCFEVDIIKTNRTVYVLKCRGVGCRWYLRAARLKNSAFFSVRTYRKMHTCTRGEGSVTKRGKRGTPSLVAGVVHEDYPGQYKTPDPKSLIKLVKNKLGVTVSYSTALRGKHKAVSDLRGNPQESFARLPSYLYMLERMNPGTITRLVVDEKKQFKYMFFALKACIEGFQAMRKVIIMDGTHLKGVYGGVLLIATAQDPDHHHYPLAFAVVDGEKNASWEWFLTILKTLIPDDPQLVFCTDRNQCIIKKVHEVYPMAIHGYCIFHLSNNVAGACSKVNKKGVARKFRKIAGMYTEVEFRKSYNDFRRTLPQAAEYLDESVHETKWARCQFPGERYNIDTTNTVESINGVLKEPRKYALLPMLDVIIGKMVEWFNKYRDLSLRVPERQILIPYVHGILHHSYPKAKKLTVMELNRFERQYTVIGKDGQGYYVDLGNGTCQCKCFDIDRYPCVHAQAAIIARGEMSEDYCSKYYYMEQWTLAYYKTIYPVPHHSLWESYEIPDEILSQVVYPPHVERKKGRLQETRFPSAGEYRRKKKKKYPPLVCENDGIDSDESGSDGIDE